In Anaerobacillus isosaccharinicus, one genomic interval encodes:
- the walK gene encoding cell wall metabolism sensor histidine kinase WalK has protein sequence MDKVGFFKSIHVKIVIIYVLLILIAMQVIGVYFTKQLEDQLVDNFFEMLDERANLLAYNIEQEMKKSRDESTPTLRTDIDILLREFFSIDNAEVQVIDKNKVVLSVSNFQKRHVIGQRTTEVRVKRALLGTEDEDILRDQNTGHRMRVLAVPVKSDNETIGAIYIEASMEEIYEQMRQINQILMTGTIIALVITAALGVLLARTITRPILDMRRQAQVLGKGDFSRKVHVYGKDEIGQLAITFNELTNKLKNANATTEAEKRKLSSVLSHMTDGVIATDQEGKIILINKQAELMLNVFQEDIVGNSITDLLKLSATFELEDLIHHTDSLLLDFGDKDKEFLLEASFSVIQKEEGDFNGLITVLHDVTEQEKIEQERREFVANVSHELRTPLTSMKSYLEALEDGALHDPTIAPKFLNVAQTETERMIRLVNDLLQLSKMDSKDYRLNFDTIDVTKLVNSIIDRYELVSDSEKLAFIRNIEDQTTFATVDRDKLIQVLDNIFSNAVKYSPEGGEIRISLEESEKHFSISVSDEGVGIPEESLPQVFDRFYRVDKARSRKLGGTGLGLAIAKQIILAHGGSISVDSEWNVGTTIMLTLPYSAEKVVV, from the coding sequence ATGGATAAAGTCGGTTTTTTCAAATCGATTCATGTGAAAATAGTCATTATTTATGTGTTATTAATATTAATAGCTATGCAAGTAATTGGTGTTTATTTCACTAAACAGTTGGAAGATCAGCTCGTAGATAATTTTTTTGAAATGCTAGATGAAAGAGCTAATTTACTTGCCTATAATATCGAACAAGAAATGAAGAAAAGTCGTGATGAATCGACACCTACGTTAAGGACCGATATAGACATCCTTCTCCGGGAATTCTTTTCGATTGATAATGCCGAGGTTCAAGTTATTGATAAAAATAAAGTTGTTTTAAGCGTTTCAAACTTTCAAAAACGCCATGTTATCGGTCAAAGAACAACTGAAGTGCGTGTAAAACGGGCGCTATTAGGAACAGAAGATGAGGATATTCTTCGTGATCAAAATACTGGACATCGAATGAGAGTATTGGCTGTTCCAGTTAAATCAGATAATGAAACTATAGGCGCTATATACATTGAAGCTTCAATGGAAGAGATCTATGAACAAATGCGGCAGATTAATCAAATCCTCATGACAGGAACGATTATTGCTTTGGTGATTACCGCGGCATTGGGGGTCCTACTTGCACGGACAATTACACGACCGATTCTCGATATGCGTAGACAAGCACAGGTGTTAGGTAAGGGTGATTTCTCGAGGAAAGTACACGTATATGGAAAAGATGAAATTGGTCAATTAGCGATTACATTTAATGAATTAACGAATAAATTAAAAAATGCTAATGCAACTACTGAGGCGGAGAAAAGAAAACTGAGTTCAGTTTTGTCACATATGACGGATGGAGTTATTGCTACTGATCAAGAGGGAAAAATAATTCTAATAAATAAACAAGCTGAATTAATGCTTAATGTATTTCAGGAGGATATAGTTGGTAACTCAATTACAGACTTACTGAAATTATCAGCAACTTTTGAATTAGAAGACCTAATTCATCATACCGATTCGTTACTTCTTGATTTTGGAGATAAAGATAAGGAGTTTTTATTAGAAGCTAGTTTTTCTGTTATCCAAAAGGAAGAAGGAGACTTTAATGGGCTTATAACGGTTCTGCATGATGTAACAGAGCAAGAAAAAATCGAGCAAGAACGTCGGGAGTTTGTCGCTAATGTGTCGCATGAACTTAGAACACCTCTTACATCAATGAAAAGTTACCTTGAGGCTCTTGAGGATGGAGCATTACATGACCCGACAATTGCACCAAAATTTTTAAATGTAGCCCAAACTGAAACAGAGAGAATGATTAGGCTCGTTAATGATTTACTACAGCTATCAAAAATGGATAGCAAAGATTATCGATTAAACTTTGATACAATTGATGTAACAAAACTAGTCAATAGTATTATAGATCGTTATGAGCTTGTCTCCGATAGTGAAAAGCTCGCTTTCATACGTAATATAGAAGATCAAACGACATTTGCAACTGTTGATAGAGACAAGTTAATTCAAGTTCTCGATAATATTTTTTCGAATGCAGTTAAATATTCTCCAGAAGGTGGAGAGATTAGAATTTCGTTAGAAGAAAGTGAAAAGCATTTTAGTATTAGTGTTAGTGATGAAGGTGTTGGTATACCAGAAGAAAGCTTACCACAAGTGTTTGATCGTTTTTACCGAGTAGATAAAGCTCGTTCTAGAAAGTTAGGTGGAACAGGGCTTGGCTTAGCAATTGCAAAACAGATAATACTTGCCCACGGTGGTAGTATTTCGGTTGATAGTGAATGGAATGTGGGAACGACGATTATGTTGACATTACCTTATTCAGCGGAAAAGGTGGTGGTGTAA
- the yycF gene encoding response regulator YycF — protein MDKKILVVDDEQPIADILKFSLEKEGFTVECAHDGEEAIKKVVELVPDLILLDIMLPLRDGMEVCREVRKKYDMPIIMLTAKDSEIDKVLGLELGADDYVTKPFSTRELLARVKANLRRHQQKAEEVIPDKKELHIGALVIQPDAYLVTKRGEAIELTHREFELIYYLAKHIGQVMTREHLLQAVWGYDYFGDVRTVDVTVRRVREKVEDNPSHPNWIITRRGVGYYLKNFEE, from the coding sequence ATGGATAAGAAAATTTTAGTTGTTGATGATGAACAACCGATTGCAGATATTTTGAAATTTAGTTTAGAAAAAGAAGGCTTTACTGTAGAGTGTGCTCATGATGGTGAAGAAGCAATTAAAAAAGTAGTTGAGTTAGTTCCTGACTTAATATTGTTAGATATTATGCTTCCTTTAAGAGATGGTATGGAAGTATGTCGTGAAGTTAGAAAGAAATATGATATGCCAATCATTATGTTAACTGCAAAGGATTCTGAGATTGATAAAGTTCTAGGTTTAGAACTAGGGGCAGATGATTATGTCACAAAGCCGTTTAGCACGAGGGAGCTATTAGCCAGAGTTAAGGCTAACTTAAGGCGCCATCAGCAAAAGGCTGAGGAAGTCATTCCAGATAAGAAGGAGCTTCACATTGGCGCACTTGTTATTCAACCTGATGCCTATTTAGTAACGAAACGTGGCGAGGCAATCGAGCTAACACATCGAGAGTTTGAGTTAATTTATTACTTAGCGAAGCATATTGGACAGGTAATGACGAGAGAACATCTTCTTCAAGCTGTTTGGGGCTATGATTATTTTGGTGATGTCCGAACGGTTGATGTTACAGTTCGAAGGGTGAGAGAAAAAGTAGAGGATAATCCTAGTCATCCTAATTGGATCATAACTAGAAGAGGAGTAGGCTATTATTTAAAGAACTTTGAGGAGTAA
- a CDS encoding peptidoglycan DD-metalloendopeptidase family protein has translation MGDYKGRLDQLQEKLKGITKSSLNSMKQLSNKYKKVLGTSICIAALLTTSVHSDSVKAEETSKLNLETIYHVYMDGLRVGSVDDKNLVERVINSKMSEYREDYSNLNLVVGETIKLIPEVVFTSRANSSATVSELENKISIKGEAIALKVDGKVVGYVSSEDDYQAVIKQLKLQYVSEEQLATVMKAKENDITINPPSVGEKVIIDVKLSKDIEIDRVPVDLKSILSIENAIKQLNLGTLEDDIYVVEPGDVLGTIAQAHSLSVSDVLALNPSITENTLLQIGDELNVTVYEPIVKVIVEEASTIKEEIPFQTETKDDSNMWRGDTKVQQAGHAGERVVSYNITRENGRTIQRQIVSEKITKEPQNRIVLKGTKVTPSRGTGKLAWPAVGGYISSYQGMRWGRFHRGIDIARPRNLNILAADNGTVSFAGWDGGYGNKIIINHNNGMSTLYAHLASMDVKVGQTVAQGQKIGVMGSTGNSTGIHLHFEVLQGGNLKNPMDYLNR, from the coding sequence ATGGGAGATTATAAAGGCCGGTTAGATCAACTACAAGAAAAACTTAAAGGGATAACTAAAAGTAGTTTAAACTCAATGAAACAATTATCGAATAAATATAAAAAAGTGCTTGGAACGAGCATATGTATAGCTGCATTATTAACAACGAGTGTACATAGTGATAGTGTAAAAGCTGAAGAAACTTCTAAATTAAACTTAGAAACGATTTATCATGTTTATATGGACGGTCTTAGAGTTGGTTCGGTAGATGATAAAAACTTAGTTGAACGGGTAATTAATTCGAAAATGAGTGAGTATAGGGAAGATTACTCTAATTTGAATTTAGTTGTTGGAGAAACTATTAAGCTTATCCCAGAAGTTGTTTTTACTTCAAGAGCTAATAGCAGTGCAACGGTTAGTGAACTTGAAAATAAAATTTCAATTAAAGGGGAAGCTATTGCATTAAAGGTTGATGGAAAAGTAGTGGGTTATGTAAGTTCTGAAGACGATTATCAGGCTGTTATTAAACAGCTCAAGCTGCAATATGTCTCAGAAGAGCAATTGGCTACTGTAATGAAAGCTAAAGAGAATGATATAACTATTAATCCGCCATCAGTTGGTGAAAAAGTAATCATTGATGTTAAACTATCAAAAGATATTGAGATCGATAGAGTACCTGTTGATCTAAAATCGATTTTGTCAATTGAAAATGCAATTAAACAACTTAATCTAGGGACATTAGAAGATGATATTTACGTTGTTGAGCCTGGAGATGTACTTGGGACTATTGCTCAAGCACATAGTCTTTCAGTTTCTGATGTTTTAGCACTAAATCCATCAATTACAGAAAATACACTTCTACAAATTGGTGATGAGTTAAATGTTACTGTTTATGAACCAATCGTCAAGGTTATTGTAGAGGAAGCATCGACTATAAAAGAAGAAATTCCGTTTCAAACAGAGACAAAAGATGATTCAAATATGTGGCGTGGTGACACGAAAGTTCAGCAAGCTGGGCATGCTGGAGAAAGAGTTGTTAGTTATAATATTACCCGGGAAAACGGGCGAACAATTCAAAGGCAAATTGTTAGCGAAAAAATAACTAAGGAACCGCAAAACCGTATTGTTCTAAAAGGAACAAAGGTTACTCCTTCCAGAGGAACTGGGAAACTTGCTTGGCCTGCGGTTGGTGGCTATATTTCAAGTTACCAAGGAATGCGTTGGGGAAGGTTTCATAGAGGTATTGATATTGCTAGACCAAGAAACCTAAATATCTTAGCTGCGGATAATGGAACGGTTTCATTTGCAGGCTGGGATGGTGGTTATGGCAACAAAATTATTATTAATCATAATAATGGTATGAGTACGTTATATGCCCATTTAGCATCAATGGATGTAAAAGTTGGTCAGACCGTTGCTCAAGGACAAAAAATTGGTGTAATGGGGTCGACAGGTAATTCTACGGGAATCCATTTACACTTCGAAGTGTTACAAGGTGGAAATTTAAAAAATCCAATGGATTATTTAAATAGGTAA
- a CDS encoding adenylosuccinate synthase, which produces MASAVVVGTQWGDEGKGKITDYLSEKAEVVARYQGGNNAGHTIVFGGKKYKLHLIPSGIFYKEKICIIGNGLVIDPKALVQELKYLHDQGIDTSNLRISNRAHVILPYHIKLDIVEEESKGDDKIGTTKKGIGPAYMDKVARVGIRIADLLDREEFEAKLERNLKEKNRLFEKFYEVEGFTKEEIFEEYFEYGQQVAKYVVDTSVVLNDALDEGKSVLFEGAQGVMLDIDQGTYPFVTSSNPIAGGVTIGSGVGPSKINRVVGVSKAYTTRVGDGPFPTELINEIGDLIREVGKEYGTTTGRPRRVGWFDSVVVRHARRVSGITDLSLNSIDVLTGIETLKICVAYKYHGEVIEEFPASLKMLAECEPVFEEFPGWTEDITGVKSLDELPENARNYVERISQLTGIPLTIFSVGPDRNQTNLLRDVFA; this is translated from the coding sequence ATGGCATCAGCTGTTGTTGTTGGGACTCAATGGGGAGACGAAGGTAAAGGAAAGATTACAGATTACTTATCAGAAAAAGCGGAAGTAGTAGCAAGATACCAAGGTGGTAATAATGCAGGACATACAATTGTCTTTGGTGGAAAGAAGTACAAGTTACATTTAATTCCTTCTGGTATTTTCTATAAAGAAAAAATCTGTATTATCGGTAATGGACTAGTCATTGACCCAAAAGCGTTAGTGCAAGAATTGAAGTATTTACATGACCAAGGAATTGATACAAGCAACTTAAGAATTAGTAACCGTGCTCACGTTATTCTTCCTTATCATATCAAGCTTGATATTGTAGAAGAAGAGAGCAAAGGCGACGATAAAATTGGTACAACGAAAAAAGGAATCGGTCCTGCTTATATGGATAAAGTAGCCCGTGTCGGAATTCGAATTGCTGATTTATTGGATAGAGAAGAGTTCGAAGCAAAGCTTGAGAGAAATCTTAAAGAAAAAAACCGATTGTTTGAAAAGTTCTATGAAGTAGAAGGATTTACAAAAGAAGAAATTTTTGAAGAGTACTTTGAATATGGTCAACAAGTAGCTAAGTACGTTGTTGATACTTCAGTTGTCTTAAATGATGCATTAGATGAAGGCAAAAGTGTCTTATTTGAAGGTGCTCAAGGAGTTATGTTAGACATTGACCAAGGAACTTACCCATTCGTAACTTCTTCTAACCCTATCGCAGGTGGAGTAACGATTGGATCTGGTGTAGGCCCATCAAAAATTAATCGTGTAGTTGGAGTGTCAAAGGCATATACAACTCGTGTTGGAGATGGCCCATTTCCAACTGAATTAATCAATGAAATTGGCGATCTTATTCGTGAAGTAGGAAAAGAATATGGAACAACTACTGGACGCCCACGCCGTGTAGGTTGGTTTGACAGTGTTGTGGTTCGTCACGCAAGAAGAGTAAGTGGAATTACTGACTTATCTTTAAACTCCATTGATGTACTTACAGGAATTGAAACGTTAAAGATTTGTGTGGCTTACAAATACCATGGCGAAGTTATTGAGGAATTTCCAGCAAGTCTTAAAATGTTAGCTGAGTGTGAGCCAGTATTTGAGGAATTTCCAGGCTGGACAGAAGACATAACAGGAGTAAAATCACTAGATGAACTTCCTGAAAATGCCCGTAACTATGTAGAGCGTATTTCCCAACTTACAGGAATCCCTTTAACAATTTTTTCTGTAGGACCAGATCGTAACCAAACGAACTTACTTAGAGACGTGTTTGCATAA
- the queF gene encoding preQ(1) synthase, which translates to MRKDHELEGVSLLGNQNVPYKFEYDKSILETFENKHNDNDYWVKFNCPEFTSLCPKTGQPDFAAIYISYIPSEKMVESKSLKLYLFSFRNQGDFHEDCINIIMKDLIELMDPKYIEVWGKFTPRGGISIDPYANYGKKDTMFEDMAKQRLFNHDMYPEKIDNR; encoded by the coding sequence ATGAGAAAAGACCATGAATTAGAAGGAGTATCTTTATTAGGTAACCAAAACGTGCCATATAAATTTGAGTACGATAAATCAATTCTAGAAACATTTGAAAATAAGCATAATGACAATGATTACTGGGTAAAATTTAATTGTCCTGAGTTTACAAGTCTTTGTCCTAAAACGGGGCAACCTGATTTTGCGGCAATTTATATTTCGTACATTCCTAGTGAAAAAATGGTCGAAAGTAAATCGCTAAAATTGTATCTTTTTAGCTTCCGTAACCAAGGAGATTTTCATGAAGATTGCATAAATATTATTATGAAAGATTTAATTGAGTTAATGGATCCTAAGTATATTGAGGTTTGGGGGAAATTTACTCCACGTGGTGGTATTTCAATTGATCCATACGCAAACTATGGCAAGAAGGATACAATGTTTGAAGACATGGCTAAACAGCGCTTATTTAATCATGATATGTATCCTGAAAAAATTGATAATAGGTAA
- the queE gene encoding 7-carboxy-7-deazaguanine synthase QueE produces MKIPVLEIFGPTIQGEGAVIGKKTVFIRTAGCDYQCSWCDSAFTWDGSGKDDIKMMTANEIVTELKAIGLENFQHVTISGGNPALLKQLGELIDILKELNLRIGLETQGTVWQDWMLNIDDLTISPKPPSSGMETNYSKLNEMIEQLTERVTNGHVSLKVVIFDDKDLNYAKKIHTKYSSVPFYLSVGNEDLTMENDVELAQKLLQKLDWLVGKVINDPEFNDARVLPQLHALLWGNKKGV; encoded by the coding sequence ATGAAAATACCTGTATTAGAGATTTTCGGTCCAACCATTCAAGGTGAAGGAGCGGTAATTGGAAAAAAAACCGTTTTTATTCGTACTGCCGGTTGTGATTATCAATGTTCTTGGTGTGATTCTGCGTTTACGTGGGATGGATCTGGGAAAGATGATATAAAAATGATGACTGCTAATGAAATCGTTACTGAGCTAAAAGCAATTGGTTTAGAGAATTTTCAGCATGTCACAATTTCAGGTGGAAATCCAGCATTATTGAAGCAACTTGGTGAGCTCATTGATATTTTAAAAGAATTAAATCTGAGGATCGGTCTTGAAACACAAGGAACGGTTTGGCAAGACTGGATGTTAAATATAGATGACCTAACGATATCACCAAAACCACCGAGTAGTGGCATGGAGACAAACTACAGTAAATTAAATGAAATGATCGAGCAGCTAACAGAAAGAGTAACAAATGGTCATGTTAGCCTAAAGGTCGTTATTTTTGATGATAAGGACTTAAACTACGCGAAAAAAATTCATACTAAGTATTCTTCGGTTCCATTTTATTTATCAGTAGGAAATGAAGATCTGACGATGGAAAACGATGTTGAGCTTGCCCAAAAATTATTACAAAAGCTAGATTGGTTAGTTGGCAAGGTAATAAATGATCCGGAGTTTAATGATGCAAGAGTATTACCACAGCTTCATGCCCTACTCTGGGGTAATAAAAAAGGAGTGTAA
- the queD gene encoding 6-carboxytetrahydropterin synthase QueD has protein sequence MCSSDGLFGFRIVDKLQKLGEDIHIEDLRYHNKRVLVSKEFTFDSAHHLHHYEGKCKNLHGHTYKVIFGISSLTDEIGIAIDFGDIKAIWKEHIEIYLDHRYLNETLPPMNTTAENMVVWIYEKMADYLKESQFKTLKPRVEFVRLFETPTSYAEARREWME, from the coding sequence ATGTGTAGCAGCGATGGATTATTTGGTTTTCGTATAGTTGATAAACTTCAAAAACTAGGTGAAGATATTCATATAGAAGATTTGAGATATCATAATAAGCGTGTTTTGGTAAGTAAGGAGTTTACGTTTGATTCTGCACATCATCTTCATCACTATGAAGGTAAATGTAAAAACTTACACGGTCATACGTATAAAGTCATTTTTGGTATAAGTTCTTTAACAGATGAGATTGGAATTGCCATTGACTTCGGTGACATCAAGGCGATTTGGAAAGAGCATATTGAAATTTATTTAGACCACCGTTATTTAAATGAGACATTACCTCCAATGAATACGACAGCTGAAAATATGGTTGTTTGGATCTATGAGAAAATGGCAGACTATTTAAAAGAGAGCCAATTTAAGACATTAAAACCGAGAGTTGAATTTGTACGCCTCTTTGAAACTCCTACAAGCTATGCTGAAGCTAGAAGAGAGTGGATGGAATGA
- the queC gene encoding 7-cyano-7-deazaguanine synthase QueC, translating to MKKALVVFSGGQDSTTCLFWALKHFDQVETVTFDYNQRHKEEIEVAKKIAHEMSVENTVIDMSLLNQLTSNALTRSDIEIKEGEDGELPTTFVDGRNHLFLSFAAIMAKAKGINHIITGVCETDFSGYPDCRDMFVKSLNVTLNLAMDYNFVIHTPLMWIDKKETWALAAELGAFDYIREKTLTCYNGIVGDGCGECPACKLRSEGLRKFLEEQGTGVSTHV from the coding sequence ATGAAAAAAGCATTGGTGGTGTTCAGTGGCGGACAAGATTCAACGACTTGTCTATTTTGGGCACTAAAACATTTTGATCAAGTGGAAACAGTGACCTTTGACTATAACCAGAGGCACAAAGAGGAAATTGAAGTAGCAAAAAAAATTGCTCATGAAATGAGTGTAGAAAATACAGTTATTGATATGAGTCTTTTAAATCAACTTACTTCTAATGCGTTGACAAGAAGTGATATTGAAATAAAAGAAGGAGAAGATGGCGAGTTACCTACGACGTTTGTTGACGGTAGAAATCATCTTTTCTTGTCTTTTGCGGCTATTATGGCGAAAGCAAAAGGGATAAATCATATTATTACAGGTGTGTGTGAGACTGACTTTTCAGGCTATCCAGATTGCCGTGATATGTTTGTTAAATCACTAAATGTAACGCTCAATTTAGCGATGGACTACAACTTTGTTATTCACACACCGCTTATGTGGATTGATAAAAAAGAAACGTGGGCTCTAGCAGCTGAACTTGGAGCTTTTGATTATATTAGAGAAAAAACATTGACTTGCTATAATGGTATTGTTGGTGATGGTTGTGGTGAGTGCCCTGCTTGTAAACTTCGTAGTGAAGGTTTGCGAAAGTTCCTAGAAGAACAAGGAACGGGGGTGTCGACTCATGTGTAG
- the dnaB gene encoding replicative DNA helicase yields MSELFADRTPPQNIEAEQAVIGAIFLEPEALVTASERLASEDFYRAAHQRIYSVMIQLAEKGEPVDLITVTAELQDKKWLEEIGGVSYLSDLASSVPTAANVEYYSRIVEEKSLLRRLIRVATNIAAEGYAEEDEVDAILNEAEKTILEVSHKKNTSAFISIKDVLVEAYDNIEKLQNRTGDITGIPTGFSELDRMTAGFQRNDLIIVAARPSVGKTAFALNIAQNVATKTDENVAIFSLEMGASQLVMRMICAEGNLDAQRLRTGSLQEEDWTKLTMAMGSLSKAGIYIDDTPGIRVNDIRAKCRRLSQEKGLGMILIDYLQLIRGDGRSGENRQQEVSEISRSLKALARELEVPVIALSQLSRGVESRQDKRPMMSDIRESGSIEQDADIVAFLYRDDYYDKESENKDIIEIIIAKQRNGPVGTVELAFVKEYNKFVNLERRFDENNMPIGAGA; encoded by the coding sequence ATGAGTGAATTGTTCGCTGATCGCACTCCGCCACAAAATATTGAGGCAGAACAAGCGGTTATAGGTGCGATTTTTTTAGAACCAGAGGCTCTTGTTACAGCATCAGAAAGACTAGCATCGGAAGATTTCTATCGGGCTGCACATCAGCGGATTTACAGCGTGATGATTCAATTAGCCGAAAAAGGAGAACCGGTTGACCTGATAACGGTAACAGCCGAGCTCCAGGACAAGAAATGGCTTGAGGAAATTGGTGGCGTTTCTTATTTAAGTGACTTAGCTAGCTCAGTTCCTACCGCTGCAAATGTTGAGTATTATAGTAGAATTGTTGAAGAGAAATCCTTGTTAAGACGACTAATTCGAGTAGCTACAAACATAGCAGCTGAAGGGTATGCTGAAGAAGATGAAGTAGACGCAATCTTAAATGAAGCAGAGAAAACGATCTTAGAAGTTTCCCATAAAAAAAATACAAGTGCGTTTATTTCTATAAAAGATGTGCTTGTTGAAGCATACGATAATATCGAAAAACTTCAAAATCGAACAGGGGATATAACTGGAATTCCAACAGGGTTTTCTGAGTTGGATCGGATGACAGCTGGATTTCAACGAAATGACTTAATCATTGTTGCGGCTCGTCCATCTGTAGGTAAAACAGCCTTTGCTTTAAATATTGCTCAAAATGTAGCAACTAAAACCGATGAAAATGTAGCTATTTTTAGTTTAGAGATGGGCGCTTCTCAGCTTGTTATGAGGATGATTTGTGCTGAGGGAAACCTTGATGCACAGAGACTTCGTACAGGTTCTCTTCAAGAAGAGGACTGGACGAAACTTACTATGGCGATGGGAAGCTTATCTAAGGCTGGTATATATATTGATGACACGCCTGGTATTCGTGTTAATGATATCCGGGCAAAGTGCCGCAGGTTGAGTCAAGAAAAAGGTCTAGGCATGATTTTAATAGATTATTTGCAGTTGATTCGTGGTGATGGCCGTAGTGGCGAAAATCGCCAGCAAGAAGTTTCTGAGATTTCTAGATCACTTAAAGCATTGGCAAGGGAGTTAGAAGTTCCTGTTATTGCCCTTTCTCAGCTTTCCCGTGGTGTAGAATCCCGTCAGGATAAACGTCCAATGATGTCTGATATTCGTGAATCCGGAAGTATTGAGCAGGATGCAGATATTGTTGCTTTCTTGTATCGAGATGATTACTATGATAAAGAAAGCGAAAATAAGGATATCATTGAAATCATTATTGCTAAACAAAGGAATGGCCCTGTTGGAACAGTAGAGCTAGCTTTTGTGAAGGAATATAATAAATTCGTAAACTTAGAACGGCGTTTTGATGAGAATAATATGCCTATTGGCGCAGGAGCATAA
- the rplI gene encoding 50S ribosomal protein L9, with amino-acid sequence MKVIFLEDVKGKGKKGEVKNVSEGYARNFLLPNKLAAEANSGNLKTLEVKKQGEEKRAEEKLKEAQVYKEKLEKLTVEIKAKSGEGGRLFGAVTSKQIADTLAKMKMKVDKRKIELDEPIRALGYTNVPIKLHHEVTATIKVHVVEG; translated from the coding sequence ATGAAAGTAATTTTTCTTGAAGACGTAAAAGGTAAAGGTAAAAAAGGAGAAGTAAAAAATGTTTCTGAAGGGTACGCAAGAAACTTTCTGTTACCAAATAAATTAGCTGCTGAAGCAAACTCAGGCAATTTAAAAACATTAGAAGTGAAAAAGCAAGGCGAAGAAAAGCGCGCAGAAGAAAAATTGAAAGAGGCTCAAGTATATAAAGAAAAGCTAGAAAAACTGACTGTCGAAATTAAGGCGAAGTCTGGTGAAGGTGGACGTCTATTTGGTGCCGTTACAAGCAAGCAAATTGCCGACACCCTAGCTAAAATGAAAATGAAAGTAGACAAGCGTAAAATTGAACTAGACGAGCCTATTCGTGCACTAGGCTATACTAACGTTCCAATCAAACTTCACCATGAAGTTACAGCAACAATTAAAGTACATGTTGTAGAAGGATAA